TAATATACTACTATCAGATAACTGAGGTCACACACTTCTCACACTTCTCACTTGGTTTTGCTTCATTTTCCTCTAAGTCGTTTGTCTCCTCTGCTCCCTCACCAACTCCACCACTCACACCTTCACCACCGCCCACGCGTCCACTCCTACACAGCCTCACAGCGTACAGGTTCACACACAGAGTGACGAGAGAGCCGAGGAACACAATAACATCGGGTAGTAATAGTCGCACTACATGCTCAGGAGGTATGTTGAATCGTACGAAACCAATTTGTCTCCATGTGGACTCGGCCCCCGAACCTAATGAAGCGGAAAATTATATTTTGTTTGCTATCCACAGTTACAGCCATTATgtaatatacattgtacaagaCCCCCACAGAGATAggtacatgcactgtgtacAAGAACCCCCACAGAGATAggtacatgcactgtgtgCAAGAACCCCCACAGAGATAggtacatgcactgtgtacAAGACCCCCACAGAGATAggtacatgcactgtgtacAAGACCCCCACAGAGATAggtacatgcactgtgtacAAGACCCCCACAGAGATAggtacatgcactgtgtacAAGAACCCCCACAGAGATAggtacatgcactgtgtacAAGAACCCCCACAGAGATAggtacatgcactgtgtacAAGAACCCCCACAGAGATAggtacatgcactgtgtacAAGAACCCCCACAGAGATAggtacatgcactgtgtgCAAGAACCCCCACAGAGATAGGTACAGATAGACAGTACTGTATTATGGCTACAGAGTTGACTCACAAAAGTATGCATTAGGGTCCTGTGGTGGCTCAGTTGCTATGGAGATCTGAAAGAGAGCTTGTCCCACTGAAGCCAGTCCAGAAAACAAGAGCACGACAATATAATACACAGCTGACGAGACTGCAAGGGAGGTGAACAGTtcatagctgcatgcatggttgcagATTATAATTAGTATgactctgtaactagagtccTGATGGCCCAAAGTCAGATTTTCTGAATTTGGAACAGGTCAGTATTTTATCAGAAAATAAACTTTGGATTTTAatacatcatctgaaaggcctctctataagcttttagaaaatcataaaattaacgttattggaccaacggaactaaagttatggccgctcaaagatgctctatatTAACGCttactacacatgtacatacatgtgatCACATTCCTatcaactgcatgcatgtacatgtacattgtaattatGCACTCAAGCATCAGAATACGATATACATGCAGCGCAGGTAGTCTAGTCCGCTCTCCTACTATACTACGATTAACAACATATTGATCAACATACGTACATCGCTGTGACTTTAGCTGAGGTCCAGGCAGGTAAAGACACACAATGAGGAGCAGTAGGTACACCAGGGACAGCAAGTTGTAGCGGAAAATTACCGCTGTGGAAAAGTAAAGAATGTAATAATGATGGCGTCTCAACCACAGGGATGATATACGTAACGTACAGTGCAGTGGCATGGTGGCTACAGAATGCTTTCGATATGACCATATTAAATTaatagattataattatagtacctgaTAACAAGACAATGGGGAAGAGTAGCCTTCTGAGTAATACATCCAGGCCCAGCACACATAGACCACCAGCAGAGACGGCCATAGTAGCTGACTTCTCAGATCAGGCTGGCCGGCTTCACACTATCGCTAGTTCTAGACTAGGTCCAaaggtctctattgcatgggggTGTGGTGAGAAAATTGAATGGTTCCTGGCCGGCTAGCTGCATACTatatactgcactgtactgcactgaccTCTTGTGCTGAGAGAATAAAGACTAAGAGAACGAGACTGGAGAAGGAGGGTAAGTGGACTGCTGTGTAAGTCTTGAAGCTTTCCCGAAGCTTGCATTAGAATTGCTTTTCTTTGTGTGCAGTGTCTCAGCGCAGCATTGAAGTAGCCAGCACAACAGAGCAGCATATTAATACAGTTATCTAGGCATAAATTATTAAAGCTACATTGTATTTCCATTCAGTCCTGTATTAGCTACAGTGAACTAAAGAACATTGATATTAATGTAGTAGTTATAATTCTACTTGTCTTTCCAACAGTCGGAAATTTCAGACAAAGATGTCGACACCACCAGTCATTGATCTTTGTCAAGTGGTGCGTCGTGGCGACAAACCATTGTCTGGTCTACACAAACTCACCAGAACAAAACCTGTGGCCATTCTCCTCGTGTTGTCTTTTGTCGTCATTGGATCTTTAGCATCTTTATTCATTCCCGTACTCACCTGTCTCCTCCATTATCTGAGGGTGATTCGTCACATCGTGTTGAGAAAGTTTTTTGACCTGGGTGTTGGAAGCTGGATAACTTGCGTATCAGTGAGtccattgttataattatagtggtaatTGACTTTTGAGGTAAAGAGATTGTTTGACTGTACCTCACTTTATTGATACGCTTATGATAAATGTGAAATGTGCAAACTTACACTCGCCCTCactattcacacacacacacacacacatatcgCATATCCGACAACTCTTGAAATTTGCCTTGGATCGAAATAGATCATCTTTGGTAAGTTCGTTAAGTAAAGATTTTCACCAGTTATTATTGCACGTTCACTGTCTCCATACCAGAGTATGTGTATGGAATCAAGACACGGATATTTGGTTACCGTGGGCGCTTCAAGAAGAGGTGTGTCTTCATAATGAACCACGTCTCTCACTTGGACTGGCTCTATTTTTGGACTGTTGTTATCCGGCAGGGCGATGTTTCTAAGTGGAAGGTGGTCACTAAGAACAATATCAGGAACCTACCCATACTGGGTAAGAGAAGAGGCTATACTGGGAAGAGTGTGGGGCTCACTATGTACTGCAAAACTTTAAAATAGATTTATCTACTGCCATGCTTGTgctgaccccccccccccccccccacacacacacacacacacacaggtcagTGTATGCAGTGTGCCTGCCTCCTCTTCATAGAGCGCAACTGGGAGAAAGACGAAACAGAGTTCCGCAACAAATTGGACTACTTTAATTCCCTCTCGTATCCGTGTCAGCTCCTCCTCTTCCCTGAGGGCGGCGACCTCACGTACAAGTCAAAGAGCAAAAGCAACTCGTATGCAGACCAAAAAGGACTACCAAACTACGACTATTGTCTACATCCGCGAACCAAAGGATTCACTCATATTGTGAGACAAATGCGAGAAGTTGGACTTGACGCTGTTTACGATGTCACGATCGGTTTCCCGGATACCCTACCAAAGACGGAAGTGGACTTCCTCGGTGGGACTATGCCCCAGCAGATAGACTTTCATATCAAGAGTCACGATGATTCGGATATTCCTACGGATGAGAATGAACTTGGTAAATGGTGTCAAGAGAGGTGGCAAGAAAAGGAAGAGCTACTGCGTGGTTACTATACCAACGGTACTTTCGACGATAGCCAATCAAAATTAAGAGCTGGGATTAAGAAATTGAATGATACTTCCGATGACTCTACAAGTTGGAGCAGACCTACTTACATGTTTCTACTGTTGGTGTTTACTATGGTGCCAGGTGCACTGCTTTACCTCTGGTGGGGTCTCATGTTACCTTTCTTTGTGCTCTCTCTCATTTTTACCATCTGGCTGTGCAAGTATGGGTTTGGATTTGATGGCCTTGTCCTGTGGCTGCATAGAGAAGCCACTCAAGACTTCCTGGCTACCAACAAGAACAGAGCCCAGTAACAATAATAGACATTAGCTTTATAGCTTTATATATTTATAATTACAGGTTCATTTTCAAACCAGTTTTGTTTAGATATGAAATGTAGTTACAATATCTTATAGAAAGAAAGTGATAATTTGTGCCGCATATAATACAACATTATTATTGCAATGTCATGTATAATATTGTATCAAAGTGATGGCCGAGTTGGTTATGTTGATGAAGCATACAAGTCAATAGTTTTCCTGAGTGTGTTATAGTTCATGTTCATTTGAGAGAGCTCTTGTGAGTGTCTGAGTTTTGACTCCTCCAGTTCTTGTAGCAGGTGACTGTTGGTTGCCACTAGTGACCTGGGTGGTGTGAACAAGTCAGTTACCATTAGgcatgaataattaaattaattgTGGGTATTTAAAAAACATGAGCTCTGAATGAAGAACGTAATTATGTACAGCTGTAATCATGGCAGTGGTATAATTGCTGTTACTATATGTATAATAGGGACTAATAGGCCTAGATGCTATATAGAACTTTCTTTACAATCACTTTACTATAACTCAAGATAgcctacataataattatagtgggaaaGAACTAGAGAGAGAGTGGGGAAATAAAGGGCAGAAAGTAAGAGATAGTGGgtacagtatacatacataGTTTATCACCTGTGACTCTCCTGAAGCATGACAGCCAGCTGGTGGAGCTGCGTCATGGTGTCAGCCTCAGCCACACCCCTCTCAGCAGCAGCCTCTAATTCAGCTCTCAAATCATCCTTCTCAACCTCAAGggaccctgtgtgtgtgtgtgtgtgtgtgtgtgtgtgtggggggggggggggtgatcgATATTAGCATTAATtgacaaaaataatgttgaCGCACGTATTTGTTGTTTGAAGGTATCTAGGCGACTGGTGGGTGGAGCCTGATCCAGTGTCGTTCTCAGAGAAGCATTTTCCTCCTTCAGAGTGGCAATGATTTCATGGAGGGAAGTCTGTGGGGAAGAAGCATAGTTGCATGTACTGCATACGAGGATCACTtatctattgagaccactcagtactgtccctacaatgctatcactattaaattgacctccctaaagagaccacctctctattaaATTGAGACCACTCAAATACTTAATTCAACTATTGAAAAGATACCCGGCCCATAGAAACTATTCTAGTACAACAACACAGGAAGATCCAACAATGGAGTGCTGCAATTACACACAtgacactataatataattattattgtcaataTGGCAGAGTACGTCATTAACACAATTTTTGCTGGTACTGTAAATGTACAGTTTAATACCCTCAACATCACGTAGCCCATAAATATATTATGTATGAGTATcgttattatatataccaagacccccccgcccactcacagcCTCCCTGACAGTCTCTCCCAGCTGATGTCGTAACTCCTCCCTCGACCTCTTGTGCCCTGACACCTCCTCCGATAATTTAGTACGGCTCTCCTCaaaatgctgactcagcacattAGAGTCGGCCTGGCTTTGCTGCAACTGACCCTATGTGAAAAATAACTTCTAAAAAAATTCTCAAAATTACTTTTCCATACCTTTAATTGAGTAATTTCCGCATCCTTTTCTTGCAAGTTTGTAGTAACATTGTCcagctgttgttgaagatCTCTGACGCTTTCCTCAAGTTTACCTTGCCTCTCCTGTTCATCCcgtgggcgtgtgtggtgtgaggtgtgtgggcgtatggAGGGTGGGGGGATGTGAGCTCGGAGCCAGTCACTAAATTTATCTGTTGTATATAAACGAAAAATTACACAAATGAACCAAAAAGCAATACAATAAGCTTTATGGTATAAAAATCGATGCCCCTGAAAAATGCACCAATATATGTTAATTATTAAGCTGGTACATACACATGCCCATCAATGACTAAACCACCTTTGAACTCTGAGTCTCTCTGCAGCGGACCAAGATCTCCGTCAACAAAcctgagggggtgggtgggttaCAGGTAACCATAGCAACTAATGTACGTGTGAGTGTGAGGCTGACCATTGCATAAATCCGAGCAAATCTTCTAGAGCAGCGGGCACTCCATCATCACTATGGTAACGACCCACCTTTACAATCTCAGCATCATCTGTAAACGgttaataaattaattttctTTTTAACCATTTAACTTAATTACCATTGGTAATACTGCTCTGCTCCGGTTCACTAAGAGAGCGTGGAGTGGGTGTCAGTGTGAAGTGGCCCACCCCCCTTTTATCTCCGCTGTGTGTGGGCAGGCTGTGatggtgtgagggggtgtggagCTGACGAGCTTGGTCCCTCTTAGAGATCAGATCCAACAGTTCATCAGTGTCGTTGTCTAAacctgtacacacaaacacatgatATGAGCATCACACGTACAagcatcacatgacacaaACACATGATATGAGCATCACACGTACAAGTATCATATGACACAAACACATGATATAAGCATCACACGTACAagtatcacatgacacaaACACATGATATAAGCATCACACGTACAagcatcacatgacacaaACACATGATATGAGCATCACACGTACAagtatcacatgacacacacactgttagGCTACAGCAGTAACGACTGACACAATAATAGAGTGTGGCTACCATACACGCTGCAATACTTCACTTGAGCGTGGAAGGACTAGCTACAACTAAGCTGCAAACGTACTAACTTGACTCACAGCTGGGTCTGGGGGCCAGTGACTTGACCAGCTCTTTCCTTGAAGACAAACTGCACACACAGATATCAGTAGTAGacgttgatataattatatacatacagtgaaacctgctTAGGCTGGTGACTTAGTAcataagcaggtcaccctccaTAATACAGctaggttaatgggccccaaactgcacacacacacacaactgtcAGTAGTAGACATTGATACAGCAGCCTCTACtctagtacacacactcactgtttGCCACTGCGTGATGACGCTACAGGTGTGCTAGATGGAAGGCTTCTGTCAAACAAGTGAGCctgtgggtggggggggggtgggtgggcaGTCGGCTTAGAAACAAACAAGACTATAAATTGATTCGTAGAACGAAAGGTGCTAGTTATTTGGGCTCACCTGATCAGAGTTGAAATGTAGTAAGGCGGCTCTTCTCTCAGCATCCCTCACACCACGGTCATCTGTGAGAAGACAATAACTTTGAGTGGCCATAACTCCACTTCTGTTGACCCGATTTCAATAATTTTGTgatattctgaaagcttagagtgagctctttcaaatggtatgtTCAGCTCAAATTTTTCGATCGGACCCAAATTTGACATTTTCCCCcacctatatatagcccatgcttTTTTATCAAAATCAGCCTCGAAAATGACCTTTGATTTTAATACACCATCTGAAAGAACATATTTTAGGCtaccagaaaatcataaaatcagtGACATTGGACCATCCTAagacaagttatggcctctcaaagatGCTACCATTGCTACTCTCACCTAGCTTCCTGAGGTTGACCAGCATGTGGACCATAAAGAGTCTGTAGTCTGTCTCGTTCTTTGTAACTGGGTTTAGGCGAAGGTCCAAATCCTGCCAAAGACATTTATTACCATTTCACTCACAATACATTAATAATTAAAAAGTGGTCTCTCAAAATTATTGATGAAGGTCAACCTTCTTGTTGGTACAGTGAGCGGTACGTAAAAGTAAATAATGGGCATACACTTGCCTTTAGTTTCTTGTTGTGTCTGAGTCTGAACAGCTCTGTCAGTGATCCAATGTTGTTGTAGTAGCTGAAAGCTGTTGTCAAGGAAACAGattatttactataattatagctgctaaGTACGTGCAGCAATGACATAAGAATATGGATGTACCCAGAAAAATGTCTAAAGTGGCGGATATTTTCAACCCTCAATCTCAATCAATTTGCCTTTTTTATAGCCTGACATCATCTAGgtctaagaggtggttagtaccgaccACCACCATGTACCGACTAGTGTGCTTGATCATCTAGgtctaagaggtggttagtaccgatGTGTGGTAAACTAGgtctaagaggtggttagtaccgaccACCACCATGTACCGACTAGTGTGCTTGATAGAGTAAAGTGTAGGATACATGTTGAGGGATTCCAGATGCTTCAGATGCTCAAGTCCCTAGATACGAGTTGCATAAGATGAAAATAATGCATACAGGAGCATAATAAAAACTGCATTTTGATAGCATTAGTTTTCCCTATACAAACTTTAGACTctgtcccacacacacccacataccgCCCCTATCTCCACCTCCGCCCCCACACCTCACCTCCAGCGACTCAAGGGCGTTCCTCGAAAGGTCAAGATGTTTGAGGCGGACAAACCCAGCCAGCGATCTGCTGAGGTGAGTTATTTTCTCGTAATAGGACCCAGGCAGGGAGATGGACCTCACGTCATCTGCAGACGTAATAATTACATACGATAAGTACATACAAGGCCTTAAGGCAGACCATTActtatacgtacgtacctagGGTATCTTTTTGCAGGTTGAGATGCTCTCTTATCCACTTCTCTGTGATGCAGAGGACGCCATTGCTGTCAGTCTTAGTAGTGTTTCTAGCTCTGTCGTTTCCAGCCATGCTTTTGCATTTCAAAGCTTCTGATCTGGGGAGGTTCAGGGTTCGCTAATAACCAATTTTCAATTTTCACCGAGCGCCATTTACCATAACACCATTTTACCTAGTTCTCCTCAACTATAAAGAAGGTAATTCTGTGATACTGTATTTTGATTACAATGTATACTCTCCCCTCTCTATGTCACATGCACAGTGAGCTCTACAATACATATCCACGAGTTTATATCACCCATGGTTTCCATGTGGTGTCTCAGAGTGAAGTCAATCCGTCGTCGTCCGATGACTCTCCTCGGGGCAGCTGCTGCTACCAGTTTCTTCGTTGGCGTTGCTCTATTCAAATCATGGACTCCAGGTGACTACTAGACTCCCACCACACCTACAGACGTACATGTAGACCCTTATAAAATTGTTCGTATTaacatttatttatttatttattttctGTACAGCTCATGTGCAGTGTGTAGCCTCTTGTGCTTCAGTGGGTGTGTATCAGATACTGCAAAAGAACGAAGCTTCCAAGAAATTGAAAAACCACCGAGTGAAAAGATTTGACGTAAACTTTCTTGGTTCCAACTCACCAATTGAAGATCGATTTGTGGTCGGTGCTAGTAATAACCTAGGAGCTACTCTCTTCTCAGTAATTGACGGTCACAAAGGAACCCATTGCTCACACTACCTCCAACACCACATGTTACAACACGTATCTACGGCTCTACACAAAACAGGAGATGTTAAAGATAAAGACGACTTGAGAATTATACTGAATATGAACAGTACACCTTTTGTCGTTAACTCACAAGCTGAAGTCGAGCTCCAACCCAAAGACGGTTTCGATGGAAATCTAATTAAAGGATGTTTACAGAAATCTTTAAGTTTATTGGATGATTCGTTTTGCAATGCAGCTCTTGAAGACATTAAACTCATCCAAAAAGGACACTCCCTATCTCCTGACATGAAACAGCGTGTAATGACGGCCATTGAGGGGGCGTGTGCTATCACAGCTGTCGTGAGAAAAGACGACATTTTCGTCGCTAATACGGGAGATTGTAGAGTAGTGATTGGGCGAGAAACGGCCGGTAAAACTTGGACAGCTGTTCCACTTTCAGACGACCAAAATGCTCAGAACAAAGCTGAAGTGAAGCGGCTCCAAGACGCACATCCGGGGGAGACGGTGATAATTGAGAATCGTGTTCTGGGCAGTTTAATGCCTTTCAGAACATTTGGCGATGCTGACTTCAAGTGGGAGAAAAAATACTTGCAAGGTTTGATGACCACCTGGATAAACTACGAGACGCCACCGTACGTAACAGCTGAGCCTGTGGTCACCCACTGTAAAATCGAAGAGAGTGATCGTTTCCTGATAATTGGATCGGATGGTTTGTGGGAAAGAGTGTCTAACGAAGAAGCTGTAAACGTTGTTGCAAGGACTCAGGGGGAAAAGAAGTTTTCAAAGAAACGGTCGTTTTTTGGTTCGATATTTGGAGAGTCAAGGGACGATGAGTGTTGCCGTGACAATGCCGCTACTCAGCTATTGTGGCATGTGTTAGGAGGTAGTGATACTGAAGTGTCTCAGCTACTCAATGTAGACCCGAGGGTTAGCCGAATGTATCGTGATGACATCACTATTATTGTTGTGTACTTCTAAAATTTAATCATTTCTATCATTTTGTGTATTATCAATACATCAAACTCTGATTCAAATTATTGACATGTTACTATTGTGATCTTTGCCACCACTATTAAAATGGTGATAAAGCTGCTGTCAGATTACTCGGCATAAAactatgtagatctacaccTAGTGTACCTATAAGAAGAGATCAGTATGGATTCAGGAAGAGACTACATCAACTGTTAGATTTACATTGAATTGAAAATGAATTTAGTAAAAACGATGAACAATATCAAAGGAGTAGTCCATCTGTTGAATATCGAGTCTCGACAAGTGTTACTAAGTAAACCTGGTATAGGACCAAAGAGAGTCGAGAAGATCCTTACCCTGAGGAGCGATTGCATGAAAGATGGCGGATCAATGAGTCTAAGAGATGCAATGGATGCGAAGGCGATCACTCCTAGTCTATTGGCAAAGCTAACGGGAGATGAAAATGCACCATTTGTGATCAAATACGTAGAACTGTATTGCCAGAGCTTCCATGATGTCTGTCAGGTTGGTAGATCTAGTAACAAATGTTGATCAAGGACCAAGTACCGTTAATGCTTGCACGGTTACGTATTGCTAAATGCCACAGTGGATTTACCGTCTATAattactatatatagtgctCCTATACTGAGGTAGTCCGTACCTAGTGTTCTCCTAGTGTTTCCATACAGGCACCTAATAGTGACAGGGCTGCATGAGGTATACCTAGTGTTCTCCTAGTGTTTCCATACAGGCACCTAATAGTGACAGGGCTGCATGAGGTATACCTAGTGTTCTCCTAGTGTTTCCATACAGGCACCTAATAGTGACAGGGCTGCATGAGGTATACCTAGTGTTCTCCTAGTGTTTCCATACAGGAACCTAATAGTGACAGGGCTGCATGAGGTATACCTAGTGTTCTCCTAGTGTTTCCATACAGGAACCTAATAGTGACAGGGCTGCATGAGGTATACCTAGTGTTCTCCTAATAAATTATTCAATAGTGcttccatacatgtacagggttAGGGAGGGGGTTAggtactagaatattttgcaaaTGTGATTAAAAATAAAATCACAAAAACCTAAActggtactgcatgcatggtatgaCACAAGATCCCTgtcagaacgcaatagttagatcacaaagggtcactcattcgcaaatgtttttcACACCCAacatattctagtaatacggtataatgTATACTGCAGTCCAAGAAAAAGCAGGGAAATTATTTTGGGAG
This region of Halichondria panicea chromosome 12, odHalPani1.1, whole genome shotgun sequence genomic DNA includes:
- the LOC135344877 gene encoding lysocardiolipin acyltransferase 1-like — protein: MNHVSHLDWLYFWTVVIRQGDVSKWKVVTKNNIRNLPILGQCMQCACLLFIERNWEKDETEFRNKLDYFNSLSYPCQLLLFPEGGDLTYKSKSKSNSYADQKGLPNYDYCLHPRTKGFTHIVRQMREVGLDAVYDVTIGFPDTLPKTEVDFLGGTMPQQIDFHIKSHDDSDIPTDENELGKWCQERWQEKEELLRGYYTNGTFDDSQSKLRAGIKKLNDTSDDSTSWSRPTYMFLLLVFTMVPGALLYLWWGLMLPFFVLSLIFTIWLCKYGFGFDGLVLWLHREATQDFLATNKNRAQ
- the LOC135344856 gene encoding centrosomal protein of 72 kDa-like — translated: MAGNDRARNTTKTDSNGVLCITEKWIREHLNLQKDTLDDVRSISLPGSYYEKITHLSRSLAGFVRLKHLDLSRNALESLEGLEHLKHLESLNIYYNNIGSLTELFRLRHNKKLKDLDLRLNPVTKNETDYRLFMVHMLVNLRKLDDRGVRDAERRAALLHFNSDQAHLFDRSLPSSTPVASSRSGKHLSSRKELVKSLAPRPSCLDNDTDELLDLISKRDQARQLHTPSHHHSLPTHSGDKRGVGHFTLTPTPRSLSEPEQSSITNDDAEIVKVGRYHSDDGVPAALEDLLGFMQWFVDGDLGPLQRDSEFKDKFSDWLRAHIPPPSIRPHTSHHTRPRDEQERQGKLEESVRDLQQQLDNVTTNLQEKDAEITQLKGQLQQSQADSNVLSQHFEESRTKLSEEVSGHKRSREELRHQLGETVREATSLHEIIATLKEENASLRTTLDQAPPTSRLDTFKQQIRSLEVEKDDLRAELEAAAERGVAEADTMTQLHQLAVMLQESHRSLVATNSHLLQELEESKLRHSQELSQMNMNYNTLRKTIDLYASST
- the LOC135344865 gene encoding uncharacterized protein LOC135344865 gives rise to the protein MVSMWCLRVKSIRRRPMTLLGAAAATSFFVGVALFKSWTPAHVQCVASCASVGVYQILQKNEASKKLKNHRVKRFDVNFLGSNSPIEDRFVVGASNNLGATLFSVIDGHKGTHCSHYLQHHMLQHVSTALHKTGDVKDKDDLRIILNMNSTPFVVNSQAEVELQPKDGFDGNLIKGCLQKSLSLLDDSFCNAALEDIKLIQKGHSLSPDMKQRVMTAIEGACAITAVVRKDDIFVANTGDCRVVIGRETAGKTWTAVPLSDDQNAQNKAEVKRLQDAHPGETVIIENRVLGSLMPFRTFGDADFKWEKKYLQGLMTTWINYETPPYVTAEPVVTHCKIEESDRFLIIGSDGLWERVSNEEAVNVVARTQGEKKFSKKRSFFGSIFGESRDDECCRDNAATQLLWHVLGGSDTEVSQLLNVDPRVSRMYRDDITIIVVYF